A window of the Helianthus annuus cultivar XRQ/B chromosome 4, HanXRQr2.0-SUNRISE, whole genome shotgun sequence genome harbors these coding sequences:
- the LOC110935488 gene encoding uncharacterized protein LOC110935488, with the protein MDPFNNPDTPNTPSNNPNTPNNPTQPNVFSVPGYYPTLEPNQFSQFSSNAFASFQHSPNQFTQTSQNQALQQMMMRGAWNFPPVQPQPIPTPPVQPQPIPTPPVQSEPEDDVEIVPETQPPKGKGKRNKGKQVAGDQASKPKAIKWTPIEEEALAKAFIGTSDNPVKGNNQPGDGFWSKVLTKFLAMIDQGPYRDIDSVSSKWRKLNSAVNRFCEEYNKLYTSDRRSGWNDEDVFKMALEKYKQNNHGSNFPHVRAWMVLKNDPKWAPIPNEVAMAKRQKTSETGSLSAGGSDARCHINLNDDADYDEDEYNVREPERPPGRDKTKKERAKGKGKETVDPNMVEFMEHLKVYNDISAQKSKAKERAVEEKSRASDEKLKEKVRLSNEKIRISDEKIRLKEWEIMMMNVENEPEPKRSMLKKLQNDIMKKHQII; encoded by the exons ATGGATCCGTTCAACAACCCGGATACTCCCAACACTCCTTCGAACAACCCGAATACTCCCAACAATCCGACCCAACCAAATGTTTTTTCGGTTCCGGGATATTATCCAACGctagaaccgaaccaattctcCCAATTTTCGTCGAACGCGTTTGCTTCATTCCAACATTCGCCCAACCAATTCACTCAAACGTCCCAAAATCAAGCTCTTCAACAAATGATGATGCGGGGTGCTTGGAACTTTCCACCCGTTCAACCTCAACCGATCCCCACACCCCCCGTTCAACCCCAACCGATCCCCACACCCCCCGTTCAATCCGAACCCGAAGACGATGTGGAGATTGTGCCCGAAACCCAACCGCCTAAAGGGAAAGGAAAACGAAACAAAGGGAAACAAGTTGCGGGTGATCAAGCGTCGAAACCGAAGGCGATAAAATGGACCCCAATCGAAGAAGAAGCCTTAGCCAAGGCTTTCATTGGCACTTCCGACAACCCGGTAAAAG gtAATAACCAACCGGGTGACGGGTTTTGGTCCAAGGTATTGACCAAGTTTCTCGCCATGATTGACCAAGGCCCGTATAGAGATATCGACTCGGTTTCCTCGAAGTGGCGAAAATTGAACTCGGCCGTTAATCGGTTTTGCGAGGAGTATAACAAGTTATATACAAGTGACCGTCGTAGCGGGTGGAACGACGAAGATGTGTTCAAAATGGCATTGGAAAAGTATAAGCAAAATAATCATGGTTCCAACTTTCCTCACGTTCGCGCGTGGATGGTTCTAAAAAACGACCCAAAATGGGCGCCCATTCCTAACGAGGTGGCGATggcgaaacgccaaaaaacatcggaaacgggtagtttaagcgccggtggatcggacgcgaggtgtcacattaACTTAAATGATGACGCCGACTATGACGAAGACGAGTATAACGTACGTGAACCCGAGCGTCCACCGGGCCGAGACAAAACAAAAAAGGAGCGGGCCAAGGGAAAAGGAAAGGAAACGGTGGACCCGAACATGGTTGAGTTTATGGAACACCTAAAAGTGTACAACGACATATCGGCCCAAAAGTCGAAGGCGAAGGAGCGGGCCGTCGAAGAAAAAAGTCGTGCATCGGACgagaagttaaaagaaaaggtCCGATTGTCGAATGAGAAAATCCGAATCTCCGATGAAAAAATTCGGCTTAAGGAATGGGAAATAATGATGATGAATGTCGAGAACGAACCCGAGCcgaaacgttcgatgttgaaaaaactaCAAAACGACATCATGAAAAAGCATCAAATTATTtaa